A section of the Pseudomonas sp. FP453 genome encodes:
- a CDS encoding calcium/sodium antiporter, protein MVSGLLLLITGAEILVRAAVRLAASLKVRPLIIGLTIVAFGSSAPQMTVSLQATLAGNTDIAVGSVIGSSIFNILVTLGLSALIIPLRVSRQLVRLDIPVMIIAGLLVFTLAANETLTPADGLLLLVALLAYLGVLHYQTRHSRRPRTLDTVAKAPWLSSVLLLLGGFMVLVLAGHLLLGAAVDVAGDLGLSERVIGLTLIGVGTSLPCLATSLIAALRGERDIAVGNVIGSNLFNLLGVLGFTALVAPTPLSVSPNALDFDLPVMLAALVLCLPVFYTGYRVTRAEGLVLLGLYLAYGLHVMSFTTGMPLATKLEHLMLYYVLPVLVAFLLFSTLRAWRRQQKRESQ, encoded by the coding sequence CTGGTCAGCGGCTTGCTTTTACTGATTACCGGCGCGGAAATCCTGGTGCGTGCCGCCGTGCGCCTGGCCGCCAGCCTCAAGGTGCGGCCGCTTATCATCGGCTTGACCATCGTCGCCTTTGGCAGCAGCGCGCCGCAAATGACCGTCAGCCTGCAAGCGACCCTGGCCGGCAATACCGATATCGCCGTGGGCAGCGTGATCGGCAGCAGCATCTTCAACATCCTGGTGACCCTGGGCCTGTCGGCGCTGATTATTCCGCTGCGCGTCTCGCGCCAGCTGGTGCGCCTGGATATCCCGGTGATGATCATCGCGGGCTTGCTGGTGTTTACCCTGGCCGCCAATGAAACGCTCACGCCCGCCGACGGCTTGCTGCTGCTGGTGGCCCTGCTCGCCTACCTCGGCGTGTTGCACTACCAGACCCGCCACTCCCGCCGCCCGCGCACCCTGGACACGGTGGCCAAGGCGCCCTGGCTGAGCAGTGTGTTGCTGTTGCTGGGTGGGTTCATGGTGCTGGTGCTGGCCGGGCACTTGCTGCTGGGCGCGGCGGTGGATGTGGCCGGCGATCTGGGGCTGTCGGAGCGCGTGATCGGCCTGACGCTGATCGGCGTCGGCACTTCCCTGCCGTGCCTGGCCACCTCGCTGATCGCCGCCCTGCGCGGCGAACGGGACATCGCCGTGGGCAACGTGATCGGCAGCAACCTGTTCAACCTGCTCGGCGTGCTGGGATTTACCGCGCTGGTGGCGCCGACGCCGCTGTCGGTCTCGCCCAATGCCCTGGACTTCGACCTGCCGGTGATGCTCGCCGCCTTGGTGTTGTGCCTGCCGGTGTTCTACACCGGCTACCGCGTGACCCGCGCCGAAGGCCTGGTGCTGCTGGGACTTTATCTGGCGTACGGGCTGCATGTGATGTCATTCACCACCGGCATGCCCCTGGCCACCAAGCTTGAACACCTGATGCTCTATTACGTCCTGCCAGTGCTGGTGGCTTTTCTGTTGTTCAGCACGCTGCGAGCCTGGCGCCGCCAACAGAAGAGGGAATCGCAATGA